A region from the Trachemys scripta elegans isolate TJP31775 chromosome 22, CAS_Tse_1.0, whole genome shotgun sequence genome encodes:
- the LOC117868881 gene encoding nuclear receptor ROR-beta-like, whose product MRAQIEVIPCKICGDKSSGIHYGVITCEGCKGFFRRSQQNNASYSCSRQRNCLIDRTNRNRCQHCRLQKCLALGMSRDAVKFGRMSKKQRDSLYAEVQKHQQNQEQNGVSKDDSEALARVYPTSVSSGVSDLDDISPLSDGLLFDFPLTPDGGSTYYNLDLLTSAQPSPDQSSMDISDAKLIKQESIYELMLEPGLFAHGTLEGSQLASDISMLEIDRIAQNVVKSHLETCQYTTEELKRLAWMLYTQEEIRSLQNKSCETMWQQCSLQISNAIQYVVEFAKRIDGFMELCQNDQIILLKAGCLEVLLIRMIRAFNPLNNTVLFEGKYGGMQMFKSLGCDDLINAVFELGRNLCRLQLSDEEIALFTAAVLLSPDRPWLTESKKVQKLQDKIYIALQHEIQKKHPSEDKLSKMISKLPLMKTICNLHLDKLEFFRLLHPETVMNFPPLYKEVFNSELQYSDPRES is encoded by the exons CCCAAATCGAAGTGATCCCGTGTAAGATCTGCGGAGACAAGTCTTCGGGGATTCACTATGGTGTCATCACCTGTGAAGGCTGTAAG GGTTTCTTCCGGAGAAGCCAGCAGAATAACGCCAGCTACTCCTGCTCGCGCCAGAGGAACTGCCTGATCGACCGGACCAACCGGAATCGGTGCCAGCACTGCCGCCTGCAAAAATGTCTGGCGCTGGGCATGTCGCGTGACG cGGTGAAGTTCGGCCGCATGTCCAAGAAGCAGCGGGACAGCCTGTATGCGGAGGTGCAGAAGCACCAACAGAACCAGGAGCAGAACGGGGTCTCCAAAGACGACTCCGAGGCCCTGGCACGGGTCTATCCCACCAGCGTGAGCAGCGGGGTCTCGGACCTGGACGATATCTCCCCACTGTCGGACGGGCTCCTCTTCGACTTCCCCCTCACCCCTGACGGAGGCAGCACCTACTACAACCTCGACCTCCTGACCTCGGCCCAGCCCTCGCCCGACCAGTCCAGCATGGACATCAGCGATGCCAAACTCATCAAGCAGGAGTCCATCTACGAGCTGATGCTGGAGCCCGGCCTCTTTGCCCACGGCACCCTGGAGGGCAGCCAGCTCGCCTCAGACATTTCGATGCTCGAGATCG ACCGGATCGCTCAGAACGTGGTCAAGTCCCACCTGGAAACCTGCCAGTACACGACGGAGGAGCTCAAGAGGCTAGCATGGATGCTCTACACCCAGGAGGAGATCAGGAGCTTGCAGAACAAG AGCTGCGAGACCATGTGGCAGCAGTGCTCCCTGCAGATCTCCAACGCCATTCAGTACGTGGTGGAGTTCGCCAAGCGCATCGACGGCTTCATGGAGCTCTGCCAGAACGACCAGATCATCCTCCTCAAAGCAG GTTGCCTGGAAGTGCTTCTGATCCGAATGATTCGGGCATTCAACCCTTTAAATAACACGGTGCTCTTCGAGGGGAAATACGGTGGCATGCAGATGTTCAAGTCGCTTG GCTGCGACGACCTTATCAATGCCGTCTTCGAGCTCGGGAGGAACTTGTGCCGGCTACAGCTCTCGGACGAGGAGATTGCACTGTTCACTGCAGCCGTCCTGCTCTCTCCAG ATCGCCCTTGGCTCACGGAATCCAAGAAGGTGCAGAAACTCCAGGACAAGATCTACATAGCCCTGCAGCACGAGATCCAGAAGAAACACCCCAGCGAGGATAAGCTCTCGAAG ATGATTTCCAAGCTGCCCTTGATGAAAACCATCTGCAACCTGCACTTGGACAAGTTGGAGTTTTTCCGGCTCCTGCATCCGGAGACCGTTATGAACTTTCCGCCCCTGTACAAGGAAGTATTCAACTCGGAGCTCCAGTACAGCGACCCGCGAGAGAGCTAA